The following is a genomic window from Mus pahari chromosome 1, PAHARI_EIJ_v1.1, whole genome shotgun sequence.
gggaaaaaatagtTTCTATCTAGGAGTTCCAAGTTCTAGGAATCTCAAATAAATCGCCATCTCTTTACAGAACCTGAGGTCATGGCCTTGTGGGTTCTATTTAATTTTACAGAGAACCATGTAACAGGCGGAATGACTTCTGTGAAGAGGAGTCTTGGCCATGCTGTGGGTTTTACTCATTACTTATGAATGTCTTTCCATATTAGTGTTCTAGCAGACTCAGATTACCACTTTTGGTGGGGGACTTTTAATGTACAAAGATGATATTCGTTAGCTACATCGGGCAATTCATCAATTGATATGTTCGTTAGCCATCTGAAAGCGGAGAACATCTTAGAGTGGACCAGGTTTCTATGCACACATGCTTCCTGGTCCCATTCCTTACCTTTCCAGGACGATCCTCACCTcctgaggagagaagagacagacagtcaACTCTGGACTTTCTGACTGACCACTGAGATGCCACTCCTGGGGCCATGTGACATCACTTGGGTTTCCCCTGGGCTCTGTTCTGCACTATCCCCTTGGGTCAAGGCCCCAAAGAAAACTCTGACAAGTCATTACCAGAAATGGCATGTGATGGCTCACAGAATATCTCGGAAGCCAACATGGCTATGGCCTTTAGCCATGACCAGGGATTTAAAGACTGATAGAGAAAGCAACTTACAAGGGCTGGAGGAGGGGGTGCTGGCTATGGAGCCAGtagaagaggaaaataaacaaCACAACCTGGTGGAGGTAGCTTCAGGCAGAGAATGGCTTAGGCAGATGTCCAGAGAGGCTCCCTGCTATTTTGGGGCTTGAGCTGTTTGTGGAGGATTGGCTAGTTGGTTAAAAGCTTTGTCCTGTGCGGTGGCTAATCCTCCTCACTATTTAGAGTGAGTTCAAGTGAGAATATTCATACTCAGGGAGTGACAGCCATAACATTTGAACTGGCAGCCTCCTAGGCTCCGTAAAAAGGCATCAGGAAGCCCAATTCAGTGACAGGCAAGAGAAAGCCTGCCAAGTCAAATCAATACAATCAGTTTTTCTGTACAAAGCAGCAAGACATGTCTGAATGCATCTGACTGAGACAGGGACACAGGTATGAGAAGAGAAATCTAGAGTGTTCCAACACCAGGCTAATATACCAAGGGTGGATGCAAGATGGCTTTAGAGTATGAACTGACTTTAAAACACAATCTGTCATCTTAATTTCTGCCTCTTACTACTTAGATAAACTGATGTAAGTTAATGGGAATCTCCCACTAATTCCATTAACATTTTCTCTTCCATGGAACAGGGTTGCAGCAGTACTAACCTGAGCCTGGCAGGCCACTGGTGTGCCCTTTAGGAACCCGAGCTATCATCATTAtaggaaaaattagaaaaaagaataGTAGTACTAATACATGATTTTTTTAGTTCCTATGCTTCGGAAAAAATTATGTTATGTTTATTTTGGGAAAAGAGTGAGACTATCTGCAGAACTAGAGCATGTTAAAGATCATGTAGGTAGTTCACAGAAACACATAAACTATTAAGATGCAACAGCTCTGACTGGTGTTAGAGGCTCCCTTCTGGATCCCACTCCCTCTGTAGCTTcataaatggagaaactgagtacagaaaagaaaaacagcttaTGCCCATGACCTATCATTCTGGAGAGAAATGGCACAGTGCAGTTTTATACACTGTACTTTTAAAACCATTCTCATGGCTACCTGTCTAAGCACTTGAAAGGATTTcctcttttaattctttttaaaaacatcccTTATGATATGTAATTCTGTGTATCCCAGTGACATATGACTCCCACCCCTTGCACCTGCTGCCACGGGCATCTCCCAGGAATATCTATCTATTGGTTGCTACATGGAATACTTCCTCTTATGTCTGTACCCTGTTGTTCTGGAATGGAAACCACTCGAGCGTTCACATTTcagcttatttaaaaatatcctaaaaaTTAAGGCAGCACTTGTTTTAAGAGCCGTTCCATATAGCTTGTGCCTGTGTAGGGGTCGCACCTGCAGTAGCTCCAGCTCTGAACCACGAATCCTCCTCTCCAGCTCTGAGATCAGCTCCTGCAGGGCCTGGTTCTTCTCAGCCAGCTCAGCCTCCTTCGTCCCTAGGAGTCTCAGGTACTCCCTTTGATccttctccagcctctgcagctgcctctgttcctcctGAGCCAGCAAGCTATTCTGAAGTACGAACTCTGCGTGAATCTTCGACTTCTGGGTGTCAATGTTCTTCTGTGGTGGCAAGGGGAAGACaagagttttccttttttctttttattagatattttctttatttacatttcaattgttatcccccctttctggtttcccctccacctcccccatcCTAGCCCCCCTCCTCCTgatcaccaactcacccactcctgcttcctgaccctgtcattcccctagattggggcatagagccttcacaggaccaagtgcctctcctcccattgatatccaacaaggccatcttctgctacatatgcggctggagccatggatccctccatgtgtattctttggttggtggtttagtccctgggagctctgggggtactggttggttcatattgttgttccctcTATGAGGCTGccaaccccttcaactccttgggtactttctctagctccttcattggggaccatcAAGAGTTTTTCCATAAAAATTTCTTAAGCTTGGGTAGTGAAGGCGTTTCTGTTCCCTaaaccccccacccctacccccacctatGCATGCTTCTGGAACCAGATATTTTCTCAACCTTTCTTCCCAAAGCTACTAACACCCATGTGAGTTCCTCTGTCTTGCTACCTCAGCAAGTTGTAGAGCAGAAAACCTGTTCCCATACCCAATGATGCCCTGGGTGGAAAGCAGTGGTCCCAGGAAAACAGTCTTTGCCATCTTGGGAGGGTGGAGTCTTTGCTACTCATTTGGGGTCTGTGATTGGCTGTGAGCCTCTTGCATTCCTACCCAGTTTCAGATGCATTTCATTTTCTAACAGCAAATTCTCACTGTGACAGGCTTTAGTTCTCTAGCAGACTTTGGACTAATAACTTGCTCACCATCAAGCAGCCACCAGATCAGGTGGACTTCCTACCACAGACCCAAGAAACTAGTGTTGactctgctgtcccctgagacagggtcagAAGGAATGATGTAACCTTAAACTTTCTCCAGTAATTCTTGATATTTGTGCCAGATTGGGGAAAATCCCATCTGATTTtaagcttccttctttcctcttccctccttccctgctcccctcccttcatccctgcctcccttccatctctcactccctctcttctcttccttcctttctttcaatttCTCTCTATCTGGAGTTACAGTGTGTGGATGGGTCTTGGAGAGTGACCTACATAATAACTCTACCACCCCTTGGATAGGCACAGTTATGGTTAAGGCTTGCTTGAGGTCAAGACCTGGGACATAGCCCAGCCTACAGCTCTTGCCTTCCAGTCTGTTCTTTGCATCGCGAGATCCATTTCCATCTTCTCGGCCaactctttcccttttctcagtTTTTCTAAAGCCACGTGGATCTTCTCCTGTAGAAAAAGATGTCAGGGTAGTCCCCAGCTAGAGATGTGGAAGAGGCAGATGGGAAGACTTTGGAAGAAATCTAGTATGTCTTAACAAAAACAGAGCTGTGCCAATAGGGTGATCGGATCTGGGCCACTGCATTTCTAATGCACCCGGGAGCCACGAGGAAGCATGTCGCCTCTCCCATGGCTTTGCCTCTGCTGCTGAGAAATAAAGTTGTATTCCATACACAAGTTCCTCtcaatgaaggaagaaagtaccCCTCCACTCCCCAACTTCTCAGCCACCCTTCTGGGGGACAAAGTGGCTATGTTCTTTAGTCTGTGCTAAGGCCTTACCTGGTATACCTTAGCAGCCTCTTCAATAGGGACCCTGGTGTGGTCCCGGTGTTTCCCAGACTGGGCACACACCCAGCAAAGGGCCTGCCCATCTTCCTCACAGAACAGGTGAAGTTTCTCGCCATGCTTCATGCAGCGCATTTCCTGGGTTCCCTTCTTGGTATTCTGGACTATCTGTTTAAGGTTTTCCACCATGTTGGCTATATGTCTGTTGGGCCTGAGGTTTCTGAGCAGAAACTGTTGCCGGCACTCGGGACATGAACTGCCCCCATTCTTCCCAACCTCAGAAATGCATTCCTTGCAAAAGCAATGGCCACATTCGATACTCATAGGCTCCACCATGGGATCCAGGCAGATAGAACAGGTGACCTCTTCCCACATCTTTTCCAGAGACATTTTTGAGGTTGTAGAGGGTGACATCTGCCGTGGGATCTtgagggaggcagaagagggaagagatAAAAAATGAGAGTTTGCAggacaaaagcaaaagcaaggcAACCCCCAAACTCCCCCAAATAATGCCAAGGCGAACAAGTGATGGCAtgggagggaaaggcagaaggCAAGAGCACCAGCCTGAACGACAGGAACCTCTCCTCCagcctcacccactgagccagccgGGCAGAAGGGGAAACCGAGTttccagaagagacagagaaaactggCAGGGATAACGCTGCTAACAGTTCCACTGTCACCACACCCATCCCTGCTTAACCCTCACTGTCCAGGCGTCTCCCACATCCTTTCTGTCATCTTATGCCTATACTGCCCAGAGACGTCACTCATGGCAGTAATGACCATTTACCATATTCACCACAGACCCTCCGTATTCCAACCAGTGTTAGCTCATACCAGTCTTCATTAATCTTGGCAGAAACCTCAGGGGTCAGGCGTTAGGAGTCAAGGTTTATGCAGCTATACATCACAGTTGACATTTTGTCAAATATGACAGGCTGCACATGTGGTGGTTGTGCAATAGGCGACACAATGTAGCCTAGGTGTGTCATTAGCAACCCACTCAGGTTCATGTAAGAACACTTTAAGATGTCATTCATTATCCTGAGAACATTGTCTAAGAGTATATGGCCCAGTTATTGgggttgcatgtgtgtatatgcatatatttatatatgtatgtacatatatattgatgtttttatttaccaTGATATGTTTTTATATGCAAACTATACTTAAGCACAAATGCATCATTATAGGCATGCCTATACGTTCCCCTCTATAAATGTCTATGTACATAATATGAACATGTGCTGTGGACATTTGTGGGGAGCACTCCCCGGGCTCTTCTCTAAGCTGCTCCAAACCTAGTTTCAATTTCCTTTAGGGTGTGGAGTATCTTAAATCCACAGAAATTTCTATATGGCTAGCACTCTCCTCAAGCAGGGATCTTCAAGGGGTAGGGGTTTCCCTGAGCTCCCCTCTGGACTAAGTCACCGCTCTGCTTCTCCTGCCTTTACTGCCTTTACTGTCGTCTCAGCTAGTCCAGGGCACTAGGAAAGTCACGTTCAGAGCCCAGCTTCCACAGGCCAGCATGGGCAGCTCTGCAGGGCTAGGACAAGACAACTCTGCTGAAAAGAAGCAGCAGGTGGGTTCTCAAATTCCCGAGTGTGGGGCGCTGGTGGGAAGAGGTTCCTTGAATCTGGTGTTGGGGGGAAAAGAGTTCACCTCGGCCGGCCAGGGGTCCCAGCCTCACTCACCTTACCAGGGTCCTCAGCTTTGGCGATGTGCTCCCAGCTTTGCTTTTGCAAGCCTGCAGTCTAAATTTCACTTTCAGTTTCCTCTCAGAGGCTAGTctagaaggaagagggaggagcaaggggaggagcGGGGAGTTGAGTGGCAAGAGGAGGTTGGAGGCAGAGAGGGCGGAGACTGGGCggagagt
Proteins encoded in this region:
- the Trim21 gene encoding E3 ubiquitin-protein ligase TRIM21; translation: MSPSTTSKMSLEKMWEEVTCSICLDPMVEPMSIECGHCFCKECISEVGKNGGSSCPECRQQFLLRNLRPNRHIANMVENLKQIVQNTKKGTQEMRCMKHGEKLHLFCEEDGQALCWVCAQSGKHRDHTRVPIEEAAKVYQEKIHVALEKLRKGKELAEKMEMDLAMQRTDWKKNIDTQKSKIHAEFVLQNSLLAQEEQRQLQRLEKDQREYLRLLGTKEAELAEKNQALQELISELERRIRGSELELLQEVRIVLERSGSWNLDMLDVDAPDLTSTCRVPGRKKMLRTCWVHITLDRNTANSWLIISKDRRQVRMGDTRQNVSDNEERFNNYPMVLGAQRFSSGKMYWEVDVTRKEAWDLGVCRDSVQRKGQFSLSPENGFWTIWLWRKDSYEAGTSPQTTLHIQVPPCQIGIFVDYEAGIVSFYNITDHGSLIYTFSECVFAGPLRPFFNVGFNDSGGNAAPLKLCPLKI